The genomic region GGGACCGGGCGGCCCTCAACGCCTACGAGCGCCGGGGCAACGCCGGCACGCTAGACTACGCGGAGGACGAGCTCAGGCTGCTAGCCACACTTAAGGACGTAAAAGCGCAGATAGCGGAGGCGGAGGCAGTGACGAAGGCCATGAGCGAGCAGGCCGAGAGCCTGAGGGAGCTCGAGGCGTCAATCGGCAAGAAGGGCGCTGCGACCCAGAAGCGTATCGAGGAATGGGAGAGCTCGTTCGACACGAAGTACAACGACCTGCTGAAGCGCGTCGAGGATGAGGTGGCCGCGCTGGAGCAGAGAAACAGGGAGCTTATAACCTTCGCCAGGGCGCAGGAGGAGATCTTCAACGCCCGGAGCGCCGAAATAACGAGCAAAGCGGACGCGAGCGAGGCCGGCATAAGGCAGGCCAGCGACAACGCCTACCAGGAGATGAGCGACATCCTCGTCTCCATGAAGAAGGCCCAGAAGGAGTTCGAGACCTCCATCAGCGGAAAGCTGGAAGAGGACAAGCAGACCATCGACCGCATCAAGTACATGCTCTCGACAATGAGCGACATCATCAAGTCGTAAAGTTTATAAGACACAAAGGCGTTTAAGAACTTCGTCTTTTCACTTTAACAGGAGAATTGATCATGGCGAGAAAACCAGGAAGGATGTATAAGAACTTCTCAGGCCCGGCCTACACCAGGAGAGAGTACATGGGCGGTGTGCCAGGCGTTAAGGTCACCCAGTTCGATATGGGCAACCTCACGGACGAGTTGCCAATAGCGGTCACGCTAGTCGTCAACGAGACGTGCCAGATCCGGCACGACGCCCTCGAGGCGGCCCGTATTTCTGCTAACAGGTACCTGATGAGCGACGTGGGCAAGCAGGATTACAGGTTCAAGGTAAGGGTCTACCCCCACCAGGTCCTCAGGGAGAACAAGCAGGCCACCGGCGCCGGCGCAGACCGTGTCTCGGATGGCATGCGCAGGGCTTTCGGCAAGGCCGTCGGCACCGCGGCCCGCGTATACAGCGGCCAGGGCGTCTTTACCATTTACACCAACAAGGCGAACTTCGAGAAGGCAAAAGAAGCGCTGCGCAGGGCCGGCCACAAGCTGCCCACCCCGCACAGGCTGGTCGTCGAGAAGGGCGCTGAGCTGGTAAAGTAAACATAAAAGGGCATTTTGCCCGTCTCTTTTCTATTTCTGTTCTAAACTTAAGCAGCAAATCAGATTGCTATTTTTGAATAAGCGGCAAAGCGGCCGCTTTTCGCCAGCAACAGTACCAAAACCTTATTAAAGATGATGCGGATAGGACTATTAAATCGCGCTATAGAAGTGTAACAATGGATAATTACGATGCTTTATTAAACCGGGCCGTCTCGAAGACGCCCCAGCTTGAACTGAGCGGCGAGCGCTTCCAGGTGCCCCGGCCGAAGGTCTTTGCGGAGGGCCGCACTACCGTCTGGGAGAACTACGAGGAAATCCGGGAGAAGCTTAACCGCGATACCGAGCATTTCGGCAAGTTCATCCTCCGCGAGCTCGGCACGGCCGGCAAGGTCGAGGGTAATCGCATGATTCTTCAGGGCCACTTTACTTCGGACGCCATCAACGCGCTGGTAAACGATTATGTCGCCGAGTACGTCAAGTGCGCCGAATGCGGCAGGCCGGACACCAAGCTCATCAAGTACGACCGCGTCACGACGCTGAAGTGCGACGCCTGCGGCGCCCAGCGGTCCATCCAGAAGCGCCGGTCCCGTACCATAACCGAGAAGCCCGCGGCAGCCATCGAAGAGGGCAAGACCTACGAGCTCAAGATCGAGACCACCGGCAAGAAGGGCGACGGCATCGCCAAGGTCGACAAGTTCACTATCTTCGTGAACGGTGCCCGGCCGGGCGAGATCGTCAAGGCCAAGATCAATAAGGTCGACGGTACCCGCGCCTTCGCAGTGCGCGAGCACTAAACTTTTTTCTTTTACAATTCTATTTTTATCCCATACGACTTTTCCGGGTTGTCCTTATGTATCTTATAAAAGGTCTCTTCGGGCACGCCGTTGCTTATGGCCTCTTTGGTCTTCCGGGGAACGGTCTTCGGCCCTAGCACGGCGCCCGGCCTGTCGGGATCGTCGATATAGTCCGTCTCCATCATGAACCGCGTGCCCTGCGAGAGCGCTTCCTCGAGCGCTCCCCGGGAACAGATGACCGATGGGAAGACGTTCAGGGACTCGCATTCCCGGACCAGCGGCGGAGAGAAGTGCTTTATAACTTTATGGGGCTCCATGCGGGCCTGCTTAGCGATCTCCGAGATGCTCTCCATGGTGCCCGGCTCGCTCTCCGTATGGAGCTGAATGGCGCAGTCCTCGTCAAGGCATAGGCCCATGGCATAGCGCATCAGCGCGTTCGAAGTCTCCCATAGCTCGGGGGAAACGGGATAATGCGGCCGGCCGCTCTTGATGGCCACGGCCCTGCCTTCGGCCACGTATTTCGCGGCGATCTCCAGCCCTTCCTTAACGATGGCATAAGCCCGCTCCCTGCCCAGAGACTCCGCCAGGCCGATGTATTCCGCAGGGTGGACGCCCACGACTGCATAGGCTTTGACGAGCTCGTTCGCCCGCCTTACGGCCTCGACGGTGTCGTCGAATACCGCCCTGAAGTCCTCGCCCTTCGCGATCGTCAGCCCCAGCTCGCCTGCCGGCAGCGAAACGATAAAGACGTGCGTGCCACCGGCGTTCTTGAACTCCCTGATGGCGTCCATGCCCCGGCCGCCTTTCAGGTTAATGTGCATATGGTCGTCTGTGATGGGCAGCATCGCTCGCCCTCCAGCTATCCTTTAGCCCGCGGAGCCCATAAAAATAACCTTCACAAAAAGCTATTTACCATACTTGATTATATTAGAGTCTGGACTATAAAGGGAAGATTGATAATTTTGGCTCAAGCGAACGAGAGCCTGGCCATTAATAAGGGTAAGCTCATCTTTTTCGTCGTCTTCGACACCGGCGGAGAAGTGGACAAGGCCACGCTTTCGAATATTTTCAAAGTGCAGGCCGGGCCCGAGTACAGCAAGCCCATCGAGACGGCGCCCGGGCAGATGACAGGCCTCATCGTGTCGGACAAAAATAAGATCTGCAACGTCATGGCCCAGGCGGACATCTACGCCATGGGCGTCGGCATCGTCCGGGTCGAGTTCGAGGTACCGGAGGGCATGCTCGTCCAGGAGATCATCAACGCCATGCACTCCAACGGCATATTCCTCGACGGCCTTGACCTGAACGCGTACGTCGGCCGGAAGATTGGCGATATCCGGGAACAGCTCAAGGCCTACACGAAGTCCAGGATATATTATAGCCCGACTCGTAAATACAGCATGCTCAGGCTTGACCAGTACACTCCCCCGCTCGACCAGGGCGAGCTCAAGGTCCAGTACGGCGCCGACATCACCCGGTTCCTTTCGGGCGAGTCCACGGCCCGCAGGCTCCATGGCAAGGAGATCGCAGATAAGCTGTCTCACGATATCTCGTATTACGATGAGGACCTGTTCCTGGTCTCATATGAGGCGGCCTTTGTCAAGGGCTGCGACGATTATTTTATCGACCTCCGCCATTACCTGGAGCTGGGCCTGGCGCTGGCGTTCCTGTATCAGATATACGACTGGAAGATGGACGCCGAGATCAGCGAGGCCTTTAAGGCCATCAAGAACTTTCAGACTCAGTCGATGTTCGGGCAGCTCTTCAGCCACTCCACACGCCGACTGGAAAAAGCACTGCTCAAGGTAAGCGAGATCAAGCTGGACATCCTGGATAACCTCGAGGACCTGATGAACCCCCTTAAGGTCACGTCCGACTGGTACTACCAGGGCACCTACGAGCACATCATCCGCCTCATCAAGGTCAGGGAATACGAGAGCATCGTCACGCAGAAAATAGATGCCTTAGAGGATCTCTACTCGACGGCGCAGGAGCTCTCCTACAGCAAGATCGCGCTGATCACCGAGGTCGTCGTCATACTACTGATCGCCTTCGAGGTCATCGCCTTTCTGCCACATTAGACAGGGAGTCGTCGATCTTTTTTATAGCGCTTTTCCCGGCGCCAGACGGGGCGTGATCCTTAAGACATTTTTTAATCGTCTCCAGGTCATCCGCTGTGATCAGGATGGTTTGCCCGGGCTTGAAAATAGAAACGGTACTTTTTATGAGCAGCATGTCGTCCGCCCGGCTCTCCTGGACGACTGCGGCTTCCAGGGAGCCTCCTGCGGCCTCATCCAGCAGGCGGTCCTCGCGGCCCGATTGCGCATCGCAGGCACGCCTGATCGCGTCCAGCTCCTCCGCATTAAATACGACCTTATAGAATTGGGGCATCAATAGTGGATATTTATGGACGGGCTAATAAAACTTATAGAAGAAAAAGGCTTATTTGAGCTCTTTAAGCACCAGGTCGAGGACTTCGGGTATGGCGCCTTCGACCTCGGGCGTGAGATCCTTCGTAAATTCGGCCACTCTCTTGACCTCCACGCCGATTATTACTATGACGTCGGGCATCTTCTGGACGACCCGGCCCACGTTGATCGTGTCGACGAGGTTCAGGTCGTGCAGCGAGAGCATGAACATGTCCGAAGGAGGCAGCTCCTTATCCGTGAACTCGTAGACAGTTCCGGGCGGCTCATTTCCCGTCTGCACGGCGTCTACGATGATCACTTTGTCGGCGTCCTCGATCCAGCTCAGGATGGCCATGCCGCCCACGCCGGCGTCGATGATCTCGACGTTTTCGGGTAATTTCATTTCCTGCAGGCGCTCGATGACGCGTATGCCCACGCCGTCGTCGCCCATGAGCATATTGCCGCAGCCGAGGATCTTGATATTTTTCGTCATTTTATGAGCGTTCCGATCTTTTTGCCTTTCACGGCCACGATGATATTATTCGGGTCGTCCCCGTTGATGACGACCATCGGGATGTGCGACCGCTTCACGATCTGGGCGCCCAGCATGTCGAAGATGTTGTTCGCGCCTGCGGTCATCTCCATTTTTGCGACGAGCTCGAGCAACTGCTGGGGCGTCATGTGCTCGATCTTCTTCGCATTCTTGTCCACCTTCGGGTCGGCCGTATAGACGCCGTCCACGGAAGTCGTCCTGATCAAAAGGTCCGCATGGACATATTCCGCGAGGATGGCCGCAACGGCATCGGTCGTCTGGCCGGGCTGCACGCCTCCCATGATGACGATCTTGCCGGAATACATGGCAAGGTTGGCCTCCTGGTAATCCCTGGGAGGCTCGGGATAAGCGGCGTCGTTCATGGCCGAAATGAGCAGGCGGGCGTTAAGCCTCGACACGCCGATGCCGATGAGGTCCCTCATGGCGTTGCTCGCCTTCAATTCCTTCGTGACGTTGATGTATTCCCTCGCGGGCGTGCCGCCCCCGACGACCACCAGAACAGTATGTTCCTTTGCCAGCGACCGGATGACCTTCGCGTAATCGCTGAAACGCTTCGCCTCCAGGCTCGGGGCAATGGCTGAGCCACCGACTTTGATGACGATCCTCATGATATCCCGAGCCTTAAATGAACCATTCAGTACTAAAACATTTCGATGAGCAGGAAAAACGGATGCGTGAGGTTTTTAGCGGCTTCCCGCTGCGGGAAGCCGCATTTCCCAACCTTTGGTCAAATAGGGGTTGGTAACGGGCTCTCTTAATTCGGAGGTGAAATACCCGCCACCATACCGGATGTTGTTACACGGCTCCGGATCTCAATATCCGCCCATGCCCATGCCGCCATAGCCGCCCATTCCGGCGCCATAGCCTTCCATGCCCATGCCGCCAAGGCCTTTGCCCATGCCGCCGATGTTAGAGCCAATCCCCTTCCCGAGGCCCATGTTCGAGCCCTTGGACAGGCCGCCCATCGGGGCGTTCGCGGCCACCGGCGCGCCCGCTTCGCAGCCAAGAGGCACGGTATAGACCTGCGGTATCAGCGAGGTAACAGGCATCGAGCTCTGGACCGGCACCGTTACCGGAACGGTCATGCTGCTCATTTCGGGCCTGACAAAGGGCACGGGCACTGTCTCCGGCACCACGACGACGCGCGGTACGACGCAGGTCGTTACATCCTGGACCGGCACGGTTACGGGAACCGTCTGCGGGACGCAGGTGGTGGTCATGACCGGCACCTGGGTGGTGACCGGGACGTTGCACGATATGGTCGCTATGCAGTCCTGGGGCGCGCCATAGGCGACGGGGCCTCCACAGGCCGCCGGGCCGATGCCGCAGCCGAACTGGGCGGCCGCTGCCGGCGCGATGAGCGCCATAGTAAGCAGTACGATGACTGCCGATAATATCCTGTATGCCATTTTCATAACTACACTTCCTTTCATAGAACAATCCCGCCGGATTATTATAATAATTACCATATGAAAAAATGCTCTGAGGGCTTTTTTATGATATAAAATAGTAAAATGGCCTTGAAATCGTTAAAGGGGCATTTATTTTATGGTATGCGACAATTTGCTTTTGTTACAGCCCTTTAAGCTTTAGATAAGCCCGAATAAGCGGGTAATTATCCATGGGCCGCCCATACATTAAAAGTTAAATGCCGCCGGCGCTGAATGCATCAGGCGGATGCCTCGATGACCTTTTTTATGGCCGACTAACCTTTTTATACATACGCGCCACAAGTATGTTCTGGATGCCAGATAACCGATGTGACATATGCGGCGCTTACGAATTACTGCCGTTCAAGTGTAAATATTGCGGTGGCACTTTCTGCGGGGCCCACCGCCTGCCCGAAAGCCATAATTGTTCAGGGCTACAGATGCTCCGGGAACGCCGCCCCATAGAATCAAAGGCTCCCGTGCGGCGTAAGAGCGTGCTTAAAGCCTCCGTTTTTTCTCTTCCCTATTCGGGCTTTTATGCGTACGCCATCATCGCCATAACGGTCATCGTTTACGTTTTACAGCTTCTCTTTCCGAAGCTGACGGACGTATTTATCCTGAGCGCATCGACCCTGCTGTCTCATCCCTGGAGCGTGGTCACGAGCATATTCCTGCACGCCAGCCTCATGCACCTGTTCTTCAACATGCTCGCGCTTTTCTTCTTCGGCCCGCTGCTTGAGCGCCGCATCGGCAGCGGCCGATTCCTGGGAATCTACTTCGGCACCGGCATCGTCGCCGGCCTGGCCCAGGTCTTAGTGTTCCCGGGCTCCGCCGTCCTTGGCGCGAGCGGCGCCATCTTCGGCGTGCTCGGCGTCCTGACCGTCCTCATGCCCGACCTCAAGGTCATCCTGTACTTCGTGCCCCTCAAGATGGTCTACGTCACCATCCTGTTCGCCGTCCTCGACCTGTACCCCGTGCTCACGGGCACGTCAGACGGAGTGGCGCACATCGCCCACCTGACGGGGCTGGCCTTCGGGCTCGCCGCGGGCTTCTATTACCGGGAGAAAAGCAAGGTCCGAAACGCCCGCTGGCAGATTTAACCCCTCGAAGCATAATAAGAATGCTCAAAGAGTTTTCAGCCACGAAGCGACTCTAAGCGGGCCTGAAGCAGCACGAAGATATTAATATATAATTTAAAATCATTAGTGCCGCCTGGTATAACCTTGGTGTAATTGGTGACTAATAAAAAAATTCCGTGAGGCCTGTTGTAACCTTGGTGCCACTTATAAGCATATGGTTTCAACCACACCAAGCTTACACCAGGTTGCACCAATATTATTTTATATCACCAAGCGTCACGGAGTTTAGACCAGGCGGCACCAACTTATTTTAAAATATTTGCTGTGTTGAATTTCTCCCGTATTTTAAGTTTTTTAAGGGCACTGAGGGCACTATTTTCACCACAAAGGCACGAAGAGCACGGAGGCCCACAAAGTTTTCTTTTTAGATTAAGTTACAAAGAACACAAAGCCGGTTCATTGGCGATCAGGGCACGAAGGATACAAGGGCACAGTGGAATGAACAAGGGCACTTTTTACCCCTATGCCTTCATATCCTGTATCTTATAAGTTCAAAAAGCGGCTCTGTGCCCTTTGTCTCTTAATTATAAAAAAGACTTTGTGGGCCTCCGTGCTCTTCGTGCCTTTGTGGTGAAAAATAGTGCCTCCGTACACTCCGAGACTTAAAAGGGCATATACAACAAAGCATAAAAATTGAAAAAGATAATCGGAAGCTATCGATAAATTTGGCTATTACG from Methanocella sp. harbors:
- a CDS encoding 50S ribosomal protein L16, with translation MARKPGRMYKNFSGPAYTRREYMGGVPGVKVTQFDMGNLTDELPIAVTLVVNETCQIRHDALEAARISANRYLMSDVGKQDYRFKVRVYPHQVLRENKQATGAGADRVSDGMRRAFGKAVGTAARVYSGQGVFTIYTNKANFEKAKEALRRAGHKLPTPHRLVVEKGAELVK
- a CDS encoding translation initiation factor IF-2 subunit beta — encoded protein: MDNYDALLNRAVSKTPQLELSGERFQVPRPKVFAEGRTTVWENYEEIREKLNRDTEHFGKFILRELGTAGKVEGNRMILQGHFTSDAINALVNDYVAEYVKCAECGRPDTKLIKYDRVTTLKCDACGAQRSIQKRRSRTITEKPAAAIEEGKTYELKIETTGKKGDGIAKVDKFTIFVNGARPGEIVKAKINKVDGTRAFAVREH
- a CDS encoding TatD family hydrolase, translated to MLPITDDHMHINLKGGRGMDAIREFKNAGGTHVFIVSLPAGELGLTIAKGEDFRAVFDDTVEAVRRANELVKAYAVVGVHPAEYIGLAESLGRERAYAIVKEGLEIAAKYVAEGRAVAIKSGRPHYPVSPELWETSNALMRYAMGLCLDEDCAIQLHTESEPGTMESISEIAKQARMEPHKVIKHFSPPLVRECESLNVFPSVICSRGALEEALSQGTRFMMETDYIDDPDRPGAVLGPKTVPRKTKEAISNGVPEETFYKIHKDNPEKSYGIKIEL
- a CDS encoding hydrogenase maturation protease; the protein is MTKNIKILGCGNMLMGDDGVGIRVIERLQEMKLPENVEIIDAGVGGMAILSWIEDADKVIIVDAVQTGNEPPGTVYEFTDKELPPSDMFMLSLHDLNLVDTINVGRVVQKMPDVIVIIGVEVKRVAEFTKDLTPEVEGAIPEVLDLVLKELK
- the pyrH gene encoding UMP kinase encodes the protein MRIVIKVGGSAIAPSLEAKRFSDYAKVIRSLAKEHTVLVVVGGGTPAREYINVTKELKASNAMRDLIGIGVSRLNARLLISAMNDAAYPEPPRDYQEANLAMYSGKIVIMGGVQPGQTTDAVAAILAEYVHADLLIRTTSVDGVYTADPKVDKNAKKIEHMTPQQLLELVAKMEMTAGANNIFDMLGAQIVKRSHIPMVVINGDDPNNIIVAVKGKKIGTLIK
- a CDS encoding rhomboid family intramembrane serine protease — encoded protein: MPDNRCDICGAYELLPFKCKYCGGTFCGAHRLPESHNCSGLQMLRERRPIESKAPVRRKSVLKASVFSLPYSGFYAYAIIAITVIVYVLQLLFPKLTDVFILSASTLLSHPWSVVTSIFLHASLMHLFFNMLALFFFGPLLERRIGSGRFLGIYFGTGIVAGLAQVLVFPGSAVLGASGAIFGVLGVLTVLMPDLKVILYFVPLKMVYVTILFAVLDLYPVLTGTSDGVAHIAHLTGLAFGLAAGFYYREKSKVRNARWQI